A genomic stretch from Anoplopoma fimbria isolate UVic2021 breed Golden Eagle Sablefish chromosome 8, Afim_UVic_2022, whole genome shotgun sequence includes:
- the rasl11b gene encoding ras-like protein family member 11B produces MRLIQNMTTITECPAPESSLPNRVIKMAVIGGSGVGKTALVVRFLTRRFIGDYERNAGNLYSREVQVDGDQVTIQVQDTPGVEMTDNSINLPDHVTCSIQWADAVVLVYSVTDRRSFDLIEQLHRQVLRTGGANVPPVILLANKADLLHLRSVDAQQGPLLAAALGCSFYEVSASEDYSQVHQAFHRLCCQLAKQQPAPPPPPSSNATEKRRSPLIPRPKSPNMQDLKRRFKQALSAKVRTVTSV; encoded by the exons ATGCGTCTGATCCAGAACATGACGACCATCACGGAGTGTCCAGCCCCGGAGAGCTCGCTGCCCAACCGGGTGATTAAGATGGCTGTGATAGGAGGCAGTGGGGTGGGCAAAACTG CACTGGTGGTTCGATTCCTCACAAGGCGCTTCATTGGAGACTATGAGAGAAATGCTG gtaatCTCTACTCCAGAGAAGTCCAGGTGGATGGAGATCAGGTGACCATCCAGGTTCAGGACACTCCTGGTGTTGAG ATGACCGATAACAGCATCAACCTCCCCGATCATGTGACCTGCTCCATCCAGTGGGCGGACGCCGTGGTGCTGGTGTACTCGGTGACCGACCGCCGCAGCTTCGACCTAATCGAGCAGCTGCACCGCCAAGTCCTCCGCACGGGCGGCGCCAACGTGCCCCCCGTGATCCTGCTGGCCAACAAGGCGGACCTGCTGCACCTGAGGAGCGTGGACGCCCAGCAGGGTCCGTTACTGGCGGCGGCGCTCGGCTGCTCCTTCTACGAGGTGTCTGCCAGCGAGGACTACAGCCAGGTGCACCAGGCCTTCCACCGGCTGTGCTGCCAGCTCGCCAAGCAGCAGCCTGCACCGCCGCCGCCACCGTCCTCCAACGCCACGGAGAAGAGGCGCTCGCCACTCATCCCAAGGCCAAAGTCGCCCAACATGCAGGACTTGAAGCGGCGTTTCAAACAAGCGCTGTCGGCCAAAGTGCGGACCGTCACCTCGGTGTGA